From the genome of Streptomyces sp. NBC_01341, one region includes:
- a CDS encoding alpha/beta fold hydrolase, with protein sequence MPEEIIRSLTVDGVRFAYRVMPRDPAGGARPGTEPVLVIGGALQGMFGWPQMDDHLGPLADVVTADLPGMGTADPLPPGPSAPVLRAAVGAIVDDLGASRINLFGFSYGAALAFGYAQHDPGRVARLVLGGVPVHIGDERRNYWHRATAALAEGDAEGFAALAADGLMCLDPERPVHRRELARRYVRRSFLHALAHSGHAADSLRRALGDRPDFSGGLSGVPALVFAGEHDTVTSPGLQREFAATIEGSRFLTLPESDHWVVLERSDEVAALVTRFFTDRPLEHAAALLPHQHGAPAAAEPSPA encoded by the coding sequence ATGCCCGAGGAGATCATCCGGTCCCTGACCGTGGACGGAGTGCGCTTCGCCTACCGGGTCATGCCCCGCGACCCGGCCGGGGGCGCACGGCCGGGCACCGAGCCGGTCCTCGTCATCGGAGGCGCGCTCCAGGGCATGTTCGGGTGGCCGCAGATGGACGACCATCTGGGCCCGCTGGCCGACGTGGTGACCGCCGACCTGCCGGGCATGGGCACGGCGGACCCCCTGCCGCCCGGCCCCAGCGCCCCGGTCCTGCGCGCCGCGGTCGGCGCGATCGTCGACGACCTGGGGGCGTCGCGGATCAACCTCTTCGGCTTCTCCTACGGCGCCGCCCTCGCCTTCGGATACGCACAGCACGATCCGGGGCGTGTCGCCCGGCTCGTCCTCGGAGGAGTGCCCGTGCACATCGGTGATGAGCGCCGGAACTACTGGCACCGTGCCACGGCGGCACTGGCGGAGGGTGACGCGGAAGGCTTCGCGGCGCTGGCCGCCGACGGCCTGATGTGCCTGGACCCGGAACGTCCCGTGCACCGCAGGGAGCTGGCACGGCGTTACGTCCGCAGGTCGTTCCTGCACGCACTCGCCCACTCCGGGCACGCCGCCGACTCGCTGCGGCGGGCGCTGGGCGACCGGCCGGACTTCTCCGGCGGGCTCTCGGGCGTACCGGCCCTGGTCTTCGCGGGGGAGCACGACACGGTCACCTCGCCCGGACTGCAGCGGGAGTTCGCCGCCACGATCGAGGGCAGCCGCTTCCTCACCCTGCCGGAGTCCGACCACTGGGTCGTGCTGGAGCGGTCCGACGAGGTCGCCGCCCTGGTGACCCGCTTCTTCACCGACCGGCCGCTCGAACACGCCGCGGCCCTTCTCCCGCACCAGCACGGGGCGCCGGCCGCCGCGGAACCCTCCCCCGCGTGA
- a CDS encoding beta-ketoacyl-[acyl-carrier-protein] synthase family protein has protein sequence MTGRGPFARRPARPGIQPFSAAVTGVGLVTAAGVGAEAAWRGVCDTALAPSVPHLPELAGLPCDFMYTVSGLDMKAVLGVAAQRLMDRFSQLAVIAAREAVADAGLDPSVWDSGRVAVVIGSAHGGLPFYDEQHTLLTERGARRVSPKLAPLSVVNGAASSVAMDLGVHGPSQAVSTACSSGTVAIGTAHQMLRTGACDIVVAGGAESVLSRLLIASACQMRAVSTRRDDPQAACRPFDSHRDGFVVGEGAGLLVMEHPEHARARGATVRARVAGYGASSDAHSAVAPDPDGLGIERALRTALADADIDAPDVGHVNAHGTSTVANDIIETTMLRRVLGEGPLVTSTKAMTGHTLGAAGGIETALTVLALQHQIVPPTANLDAPDPAIPVEVVSKEARHASFECAVKTSLGFGGHNAALVLTRA, from the coding sequence GTGACGGGGCGGGGGCCGTTCGCGCGGCGGCCCGCCCGGCCGGGTATCCAGCCCTTCAGCGCGGCGGTCACCGGCGTCGGCCTGGTCACCGCCGCCGGAGTGGGAGCCGAAGCGGCCTGGCGAGGTGTGTGCGACACCGCGCTCGCCCCGTCGGTGCCGCACCTCCCCGAACTCGCGGGACTTCCCTGCGACTTCATGTACACCGTGAGCGGCCTGGACATGAAGGCGGTCCTGGGCGTCGCGGCGCAGAGGCTGATGGACCGGTTCTCACAGCTCGCCGTCATCGCGGCCCGCGAGGCGGTCGCCGACGCGGGCCTCGACCCCTCGGTCTGGGACAGCGGCAGAGTGGCCGTCGTCATCGGTTCCGCCCACGGCGGACTGCCGTTCTACGACGAGCAGCACACCCTCCTCACCGAGCGCGGAGCACGGCGGGTCTCGCCGAAGCTCGCGCCGCTCAGTGTCGTCAACGGCGCCGCCAGCAGTGTCGCCATGGACCTGGGCGTGCACGGGCCGAGCCAGGCGGTCTCCACCGCCTGCTCGTCGGGGACGGTGGCCATCGGCACCGCGCACCAGATGCTCCGCACCGGTGCCTGCGACATCGTCGTCGCGGGCGGCGCCGAATCGGTCCTGTCCCGCCTGCTGATCGCCAGCGCCTGCCAGATGCGTGCCGTCTCCACCCGCCGCGACGACCCGCAGGCCGCCTGCCGCCCCTTCGACTCGCACCGCGACGGGTTCGTCGTCGGCGAGGGCGCAGGCCTCCTCGTCATGGAGCACCCCGAGCACGCCCGGGCCCGCGGTGCCACGGTCCGCGCCCGGGTCGCCGGCTACGGGGCGTCCAGCGACGCCCACTCCGCCGTCGCGCCCGATCCCGACGGGCTCGGCATCGAGCGGGCACTGCGCACCGCACTGGCCGACGCGGACATCGACGCCCCGGACGTGGGACACGTCAACGCCCACGGGACCTCGACCGTCGCCAACGACATCATCGAGACGACGATGCTCCGCCGCGTCCTCGGCGAGGGCCCTCTCGTCACATCGACGAAGGCCATGACCGGGCACACCCTGGGCGCCGCCGGAGGCATCGAGACGGCGCTCACCGTCCTCGCGCTGCAGCACCAGATCGTCCCGCCGACCGCGAACCTCGACGCCCCGGACCCCGCGATCCCCGTCGAGGTGGTGAGCAAGGAGGCCAGGCACGCCTCGTTCGAGTGCGCGGTCAAGACGTCGCTCGGCTTCGGCGGACACAACGCGGCACTCGTGCTCACCAGGGCCTGA
- a CDS encoding acyl carrier protein — protein sequence MSTSEEISALLVTRFGTDPRDIRPEVPLRQLRLDSLALEELRLLIEDRMEIDLEDVVLSSRDTVGHLVAAVTGKAGA from the coding sequence ATGAGCACCTCGGAAGAGATCAGCGCCTTGCTCGTCACCAGGTTCGGAACCGATCCGCGGGACATCCGGCCCGAAGTGCCGCTCCGTCAGCTGCGCCTGGACTCCCTTGCCCTGGAGGAGCTCAGGCTGCTCATCGAGGACCGCATGGAGATCGACCTGGAGGACGTCGTCCTGTCCTCGCGCGACACGGTCGGCCATCTGGTCGCGGCCGTCACCGGCAAGGCCGGCGCGTGA
- a CDS encoding nitroreductase family deazaflavin-dependent oxidoreductase — MTQQRRDGEIQVSPANWVAKQAELYEASGGTKGTTQLGVPCLLLDYVGRRSGTLRRTVLMYGRDGDDYLIVGSNGGSDRHPLWYLNLLADPAVDVRVGTERFPALAEALPPGEKERVWPHLVEVFPRYAEYRAKTDREIPVVRLRRR, encoded by the coding sequence ATGACGCAGCAGCGGCGCGACGGAGAGATACAGGTCAGCCCGGCCAACTGGGTCGCGAAGCAGGCCGAGTTGTACGAGGCCTCGGGCGGGACGAAGGGAACCACCCAGCTCGGCGTGCCCTGCCTGCTGCTGGACTACGTCGGCAGGCGCAGTGGCACCCTGCGACGCACGGTCCTGATGTACGGGCGCGACGGGGACGACTATCTGATCGTCGGATCGAACGGGGGCTCCGACCGGCACCCGCTCTGGTACCTGAACCTGCTGGCCGACCCCGCGGTCGACGTCCGCGTGGGCACCGAGCGTTTCCCGGCCCTCGCCGAGGCGCTCCCGCCCGGGGAGAAGGAACGGGTGTGGCCGCACCTGGTGGAGGTCTTCCCCCGGTACGCCGAGTACCGCGCGAAGACCGACCGCGAGATCCCGGTGGTACGGCTGCGGCGACGCTGA
- a CDS encoding peptidoglycan recognition protein family protein: protein MPRRPAGHTRGRAAVLAPFTATVLLATGHPATAAPAGMSMNAALTRAAEAYGVPRDLLAAVGYGETHLDGHSGRPSQDNGYGVMHLVSNPVSHSLEKAAALTGESTADLRRDTGTNILGGAAVLRDHADALGLEKSERADINAWYPAVARYSGADGSIAALYADTVYTFLAEGLRTTVQGGERVSVTSRPVAPEKGPLAKADVTAQSPDYSPALWVAANSANYATGRTATIDKVVIHVAQGSYAGTISWFQNATSKVSSHYVVRSSDGQITQMVRDKDTAYHAKTANPSALGIEHEGFIDDASWFTDPMYRSSAALTAYLCDRYGIPKDRSHVIGHSEAPGNDHTDPGANWNWTYYMQLVGGSGSSSGSDGLTFGSYTTQSAGSTGAQVKAVQTLLNQQGYEAGTVDGAFGAATTSAVRAFQTARGLSADGVVGAKTWTALLSAGTTETLVKGGSGDAVKRVQRALTAALGRTVAVDGAFGTATDTAVRAYQSARGLTADGSVGPDTWAALQSGR, encoded by the coding sequence ATGCCCCGACGTCCCGCCGGCCACACCCGTGGACGCGCAGCCGTACTGGCCCCATTCACGGCCACCGTCCTCCTCGCCACCGGCCACCCGGCGACCGCCGCCCCCGCGGGCATGTCCATGAACGCTGCCCTGACACGGGCCGCCGAGGCGTACGGCGTACCGCGCGACCTGCTCGCCGCCGTCGGCTACGGCGAGACCCACCTCGACGGACACTCCGGACGCCCCAGCCAGGACAACGGCTACGGGGTGATGCACCTCGTCAGCAACCCGGTCAGCCACTCCCTCGAAAAGGCCGCAGCGCTCACGGGCGAGTCCACCGCCGACCTGCGCCGGGACACCGGGACCAACATCCTGGGCGGCGCGGCCGTGCTGCGGGACCACGCCGACGCGCTGGGCCTGGAGAAGTCGGAACGGGCCGACATCAACGCCTGGTACCCGGCGGTCGCCCGCTACAGCGGCGCCGACGGTTCCATCGCCGCCCTCTACGCGGACACCGTCTACACTTTCCTCGCCGAGGGCCTGCGGACCACCGTGCAGGGCGGCGAACGCGTCTCGGTCACCTCCCGCCCGGTCGCGCCCGAGAAGGGCCCGCTGGCCAAGGCCGACGTCACCGCACAGAGCCCCGACTACTCCCCGGCCCTGTGGGTGGCCGCCAATTCCGCCAACTACGCCACTGGCCGTACGGCGACGATCGACAAGGTGGTCATTCACGTCGCCCAGGGCTCGTACGCCGGAACCATCAGCTGGTTCCAGAACGCGACGTCCAAGGTCAGCTCCCATTACGTCGTCCGCTCCTCGGACGGGCAGATCACCCAGATGGTGCGCGACAAGGACACCGCCTATCACGCGAAGACCGCCAATCCCTCGGCGCTCGGCATCGAGCACGAGGGCTTCATCGACGACGCGTCGTGGTTCACCGACCCGATGTACCGCTCCTCGGCCGCCCTGACCGCGTACCTCTGCGACCGGTACGGCATCCCCAAGGACCGGTCGCACGTCATCGGGCACAGCGAGGCTCCCGGAAACGACCACACCGACCCGGGCGCCAACTGGAACTGGACCTACTACATGCAGCTGGTCGGCGGGTCCGGCAGCAGCAGCGGGAGCGACGGCCTGACCTTCGGCTCCTACACGACGCAGTCCGCGGGATCGACCGGCGCCCAGGTCAAGGCAGTGCAGACGCTGCTCAACCAGCAGGGTTACGAGGCGGGAACCGTCGACGGCGCCTTCGGGGCCGCCACCACGAGCGCCGTCCGGGCCTTCCAGACCGCGCGCGGCCTCTCCGCCGACGGCGTGGTCGGCGCGAAGACCTGGACCGCGCTGCTCTCCGCCGGCACCACCGAGACGCTGGTCAAGGGCGGCTCAGGTGACGCCGTGAAGCGGGTGCAGCGGGCACTGACGGCGGCGCTGGGCAGAACGGTGGCCGTCGACGGGGCCTTCGGCACCGCGACGGACACGGCCGTGCGCGCCTACCAGAGCGCACGCGGTCTCACCGCCGACGGCAGCGTGGGCCCAGACACCTGGGCGGCGCTGCAGTCCGGTCGCTGA
- a CDS encoding DUF3626 domain-containing protein has protein sequence MSVDDPPAPALAHDHVASLSRGAPLDPSLRVTLNFHPDRVSGGRTILDGLAGDGFYLSQFVTGTSNGGLTARPGGDRWHWESRIFRGAYDRAHAHERPVYGALNFRRHAFGAAPRFGSAHFRLTAPALARSTYCYPDSAAEPSDFGVAATGSRLVSLAETDDRDALDDYVEAHVHGPVRLDRHVEAVVLDPCFRGTAVEEAASRLPFPVEWHGGFRLSAVELGRHPEYRGQEYVELGASLAVDGFLDPRMIGEAARRNLYDPQDLKKVWHCLARFGR, from the coding sequence ATGAGCGTCGACGATCCGCCCGCGCCTGCCCTCGCCCACGACCACGTGGCGTCGCTGTCGAGGGGAGCACCTCTCGACCCCTCCCTGCGGGTGACACTGAACTTCCACCCGGACCGTGTCAGTGGTGGCCGCACAATCCTGGACGGACTCGCCGGCGACGGCTTCTACCTGTCCCAGTTCGTGACGGGCACGAGCAACGGCGGGCTCACCGCCCGTCCCGGCGGTGACCGGTGGCACTGGGAGAGCCGGATCTTCCGTGGCGCCTACGACCGCGCGCACGCTCACGAGCGCCCCGTCTACGGTGCGCTGAACTTCCGGCGCCATGCCTTCGGTGCGGCCCCACGGTTCGGTTCCGCTCACTTCAGACTGACCGCCCCGGCGCTGGCGCGGTCCACGTACTGCTACCCGGACAGCGCCGCCGAACCGTCCGACTTCGGCGTGGCGGCGACCGGGAGCAGGCTCGTCTCGCTCGCCGAGACGGACGACAGGGACGCCCTCGACGACTACGTCGAGGCACATGTGCACGGCCCGGTCCGGCTCGACCGTCATGTGGAGGCTGTGGTCCTCGATCCGTGCTTCAGAGGCACGGCGGTGGAGGAGGCCGCGTCCCGGCTGCCGTTCCCGGTGGAGTGGCACGGCGGATTCCGGCTCTCCGCCGTAGAGTTGGGGCGTCATCCGGAATACCGGGGCCAGGAGTACGTCGAACTGGGCGCGTCGCTCGCGGTCGACGGCTTCCTCGACCCGCGGATGATCGGCGAGGCCGCCCGCCGGAATCTGTACGACCCGCAGGACCTGAAGAAGGTGTGGCACTGTCTGGCGCGCTTCGGCCGCTGA
- a CDS encoding S8 family serine peptidase produces the protein MATSVVLLSGAVLPAAGSATAAPQPSTAGARHGSEVRDHDVTLITGDVVHFADGAGNQDTVTVDRPDGARGGVHVQQAGKDIYVIPDEASSLLAAGKLDRRLFNVSALIAMGYDDQHSAGIPLIATYPPDKARSLPAAPDGSSTVRRLDSIDGAALKADKDEARAFWSDISRTEKSRSLDSGIARLWLDGKVEATLKDSVPQVNAPQAWAAGFDGKGTTVAVLDTGIDADHPDVKDRVRRSRSFVPGEEVDDRNGHGTHVASTIAGSGAASDGVNEGVAPGADLIVGKVLDDQGSGADSGIIEAMEWAEAEGADVVSMSLGSSTPDDGSDPMSQAVDALSADGGPLFVIAAGNAYGAGTIGSPGSAAEALTVAAVDKSDERAAFSSMGPLVRSYGLKPDLSAPGVDINAAASQSVPGIEGMYQQMSGTSMATPHVAGAAAILKQRHPEWSGRRIKDALMSSSKELPGYTPYEQGTGRLDVKAAVDTTIEATGSVEVAAYSWPHSASDPVAERTLTYRNTGDEDVTLDLSTGTDGEAYTLSARKLTVPAGSTAEAVLSIDPSKVANDTRFSGQVVAKDASGATLAHTGFAVYKEQELHDLTLRLRDRSGAPMDGTVVFAALGDTQLGLVQVSGETTLRLPPGNYTAWTSADIDGDRADSKAVAFLAAPETILNKATTVTLDASKARKVSVRTPKETETRQLRYDMARTSPEGVVQRDAYQIPLTYDQLWAAPTKKVTQGGFSFLTRWRQGEKLIDLTADGHDVPVTVQGGSAVAEDTVQRLTAVFAGDGAAADYEGRSVKGRAVVITRSDAVPPAERLANALAAGAKALFVVNDGRGVTMESYAPYGERTTIPVASVQRLAGATLIKAAQRGKQVTLDQKKYADYLYDLVDRHDGTIPDRSLAFAPSARQLATVENTFYGHKATLGGGYRYDIPDYGPGLGFEEYEKFPGTRTEWVNPLPGASFWYENHSVLNADASDTAQEMRSAELDYTAGRTYRDEWFAPVVGPRLGTAYWGPFRTAYNDVQFNITPWTDSGEGHSGSMPADEYDTTSYAFYQGEKLIKKGAGRAGNAWDLPAEKLPYRLVIDSARDDVTWKTSTRTHTEWNFLSGALPEGTEQADIPLLQLDYDVDTDLAGDVRAGTWVKVGLESGTQAWLDGAVKATGAALSVSYDEGGNWNAVELRRSSSGEWTAKLRTPAKGASSVSLKVRATGPAGLTVEQEIIKAFGLK, from the coding sequence ATGGCGACCTCGGTCGTGCTTCTGAGCGGGGCCGTGCTCCCGGCGGCGGGCTCCGCCACCGCCGCTCCCCAGCCGTCGACCGCCGGGGCCCGCCACGGCTCCGAGGTCCGCGATCACGACGTCACCCTGATCACCGGCGACGTCGTCCACTTCGCGGACGGCGCGGGAAATCAGGACACCGTCACCGTGGACCGCCCCGACGGCGCGCGGGGCGGCGTACACGTGCAACAGGCCGGGAAGGACATCTACGTCATCCCCGACGAGGCGAGCTCCCTCCTCGCGGCCGGCAAGCTGGACCGCAGGTTGTTCAACGTCTCGGCTCTCATCGCGATGGGGTACGACGACCAGCACTCGGCCGGCATCCCGCTGATCGCCACCTACCCGCCGGACAAGGCACGTTCGCTGCCCGCGGCCCCGGACGGCAGCAGCACGGTCCGCCGGCTCGACTCGATCGACGGCGCGGCGCTGAAGGCCGACAAGGACGAGGCCCGGGCCTTCTGGAGCGACATCTCCCGCACGGAGAAGAGTCGTTCGCTGGACAGCGGGATAGCCAGGCTGTGGCTCGACGGCAAAGTCGAGGCCACGCTCAAGGACTCCGTGCCCCAGGTCAACGCCCCTCAGGCCTGGGCGGCCGGCTTCGACGGCAAAGGCACGACCGTCGCCGTGCTGGACACCGGCATCGACGCGGACCACCCCGACGTGAAGGACCGCGTCAGGCGGTCCAGGAGCTTCGTCCCGGGCGAGGAGGTCGACGACCGGAACGGCCACGGCACCCATGTCGCCTCCACCATCGCCGGCTCGGGCGCGGCGTCGGACGGGGTCAACGAGGGTGTCGCCCCCGGCGCCGACCTGATCGTCGGCAAGGTCCTCGACGACCAGGGGTCCGGCGCGGACTCCGGCATCATCGAGGCCATGGAGTGGGCGGAGGCCGAAGGAGCCGACGTCGTCTCGATGAGCCTCGGCTCCAGCACCCCCGACGACGGCAGCGACCCGATGTCGCAGGCGGTGGACGCGCTGTCGGCCGACGGAGGACCGCTGTTCGTGATCGCCGCCGGCAACGCCTACGGCGCGGGCACGATCGGTTCGCCCGGCTCGGCCGCGGAGGCGCTCACCGTCGCCGCGGTCGACAAGAGCGACGAGCGCGCGGCCTTCTCCTCGATGGGACCGCTCGTCCGCTCGTACGGTCTGAAGCCCGACCTGTCCGCCCCCGGCGTCGACATCAACGCCGCGGCCTCGCAGTCGGTCCCGGGCATCGAGGGCATGTACCAGCAGATGTCCGGCACGTCGATGGCCACTCCGCATGTGGCGGGCGCGGCGGCCATCCTGAAACAGCGTCACCCCGAGTGGTCCGGCCGGCGCATCAAGGACGCGCTGATGAGCTCCTCGAAGGAGCTGCCCGGCTACACACCGTACGAGCAGGGCACCGGCCGGCTGGACGTGAAGGCGGCCGTCGACACCACGATCGAGGCCACCGGCTCCGTCGAGGTCGCCGCCTACTCCTGGCCGCACAGCGCGTCCGACCCGGTGGCCGAGCGCACCCTCACCTACCGCAACACGGGTGACGAGGACGTCACGCTCGACCTGTCCACCGGTACGGACGGCGAGGCGTACACCCTGTCGGCGCGGAAGCTGACCGTTCCGGCCGGATCCACCGCCGAGGCCGTCCTCTCGATCGACCCGTCGAAGGTCGCGAACGACACCCGGTTCTCGGGCCAGGTCGTGGCCAAGGACGCGTCCGGCGCGACGCTGGCCCACACCGGTTTCGCCGTGTACAAGGAACAGGAGCTCCACGACCTGACCCTCCGGCTGCGGGACCGCTCCGGCGCGCCGATGGACGGCACCGTCGTCTTCGCCGCGCTCGGCGACACGCAGCTCGGCCTGGTCCAGGTCTCCGGCGAGACCACGCTGCGGCTGCCTCCGGGCAACTACACCGCGTGGACGTCCGCGGACATCGACGGTGACCGGGCCGACTCCAAGGCCGTGGCGTTCCTCGCCGCCCCCGAGACGATACTGAACAAGGCCACGACGGTCACCCTCGACGCCTCGAAGGCCCGCAAGGTCAGCGTGCGCACCCCGAAGGAGACCGAGACCCGGCAGCTGCGCTACGACATGGCCCGCACCTCTCCCGAGGGCGTGGTCCAGCGTGACGCCTACCAGATCCCGCTGACCTACGACCAGCTGTGGGCAGCCCCCACGAAGAAGGTCACCCAGGGCGGCTTCAGCTTCCTGACGCGCTGGCGTCAGGGCGAGAAGCTGATCGACCTGACGGCCGACGGCCACGACGTCCCGGTCACCGTGCAGGGCGGATCGGCCGTCGCCGAGGACACCGTGCAGAGACTGACGGCCGTCTTCGCCGGCGACGGCGCCGCGGCGGACTACGAGGGCCGCAGCGTCAAGGGCAGGGCGGTCGTGATCACGCGCAGCGACGCCGTCCCGCCCGCCGAGCGGCTGGCGAACGCCCTCGCCGCCGGTGCGAAGGCCCTCTTCGTCGTCAACGACGGCCGCGGGGTCACGATGGAGTCCTACGCCCCGTACGGCGAGCGGACCACCATCCCGGTCGCCTCGGTGCAGCGCCTCGCCGGCGCCACGCTGATCAAGGCGGCACAGCGAGGCAAGCAGGTCACCCTGGACCAGAAGAAGTACGCGGACTACCTGTACGACCTGGTCGACCGGCACGACGGCACCATCCCGGACCGCTCGCTGGCCTTCGCGCCCTCGGCCCGGCAACTCGCCACGGTGGAGAACACCTTCTACGGCCACAAGGCGACGCTCGGCGGCGGCTACCGCTACGACATCCCGGACTACGGCCCGGGGCTCGGCTTCGAGGAGTACGAGAAGTTCCCGGGCACCCGCACCGAGTGGGTCAACCCGCTGCCGGGCGCGTCCTTCTGGTACGAGAACCACTCCGTGCTGAACGCCGACGCGAGCGACACCGCCCAGGAGATGCGCAGCGCCGAGCTCGACTACACGGCGGGCCGCACCTACCGCGACGAGTGGTTCGCCCCGGTGGTCGGGCCCCGGCTCGGCACCGCCTACTGGGGGCCGTTCCGTACCGCCTACAACGACGTGCAGTTCAACATCACGCCGTGGACCGACTCGGGCGAGGGCCACTCCGGTTCGATGCCCGCGGACGAGTACGACACCACGTCGTACGCCTTCTACCAGGGCGAGAAGCTGATCAAGAAGGGTGCGGGCAGGGCGGGCAACGCCTGGGACCTGCCGGCCGAGAAGCTTCCGTACCGGCTCGTCATCGACTCGGCCCGGGACGACGTCACGTGGAAGACGTCGACACGGACGCACACGGAGTGGAACTTCCTGTCCGGCGCCCTGCCGGAGGGCACCGAACAGGCCGACATTCCGCTGCTGCAGCTCGACTACGACGTGGACACCGACCTCGCGGGTGACGTCAGGGCCGGCACGTGGGTAAAGGTCGGACTGGAGTCCGGCACCCAGGCGTGGCTGGACGGCGCGGTCAAGGCGACCGGCGCCGCACTGTCCGTCAGCTACGACGAGGGCGGGAACTGGAACGCGGTGGAGCTGCGCAGGAGTTCCTCGGGGGAGTGGACCGCCAAGCTGCGGACGCCCGCGAAGGGCGCGTCCTCGGTGTCGCTCAAGGTCCGTGCGACGGGTCCCGCCGGCCTGACCGTCGAGCAGGAGATCATCAAGGCCTTCGGCCTGAAGTGA
- a CDS encoding XdhC/CoxI family protein — protein sequence MLDIAEELHRWVGQGRAFAVATVVAVGGSAPRQPGAALAVDSDGTAIGSVSGGCVEGAVYELCRQALADGTTVRESFGYSDDDAFAVGLTCGGVIDVLVTPVRADDPARPVFAAALAAAATGRAAAVVRVTEGPDGLLGRPLLVHPDGTHEGGLGGHPDLDRTAAAEARAMLDGGRTGQISVGAEGSRCGSPLTLLVESSVPPPRMIVFGAIDFAAALVRAGRFLGYHVTVCDARPVFATAARFPDADEIVVDWPHRYLAATRVDARTVLCVLTHDAKFDIPLLELALRLPVAYVGAMGSRRTHLERNERLRGAGVTDRQLAALHSPIGLDLGARTPEETALSIAAEIVADRRGGSGLPLKGAHTPIHHEDGRPLVRVA from the coding sequence ATGCTGGACATCGCCGAAGAGCTCCACCGGTGGGTCGGGCAGGGACGCGCCTTCGCCGTGGCCACCGTGGTGGCCGTCGGCGGCAGCGCGCCCCGGCAGCCGGGAGCCGCCCTCGCCGTGGACAGCGACGGCACGGCCATCGGATCGGTCTCCGGAGGATGTGTGGAGGGCGCTGTGTACGAGCTGTGCCGGCAGGCCCTCGCGGACGGCACCACCGTCCGTGAGAGCTTCGGCTACAGCGACGACGACGCCTTCGCGGTCGGCCTGACCTGCGGCGGCGTCATCGACGTCCTGGTGACACCGGTGCGCGCGGACGACCCCGCGCGCCCGGTGTTCGCCGCCGCCCTCGCCGCCGCCGCGACGGGCCGGGCGGCCGCGGTCGTCCGGGTCACCGAGGGGCCCGACGGCCTGCTCGGCAGGCCCCTGCTCGTCCACCCCGACGGCACCCACGAGGGCGGTCTCGGAGGCCACCCCGACCTGGACCGCACCGCGGCCGCGGAGGCCCGCGCGATGCTCGACGGCGGCCGTACCGGACAGATCTCCGTCGGTGCCGAGGGCTCCCGCTGCGGCAGCCCCCTGACGCTGCTCGTCGAATCGAGCGTCCCCCCGCCCCGGATGATCGTCTTCGGGGCCATCGACTTCGCCGCGGCCCTGGTGCGGGCCGGCCGTTTCCTCGGCTACCACGTCACCGTCTGCGACGCCCGGCCCGTCTTCGCCACGGCGGCACGTTTCCCGGACGCCGACGAGATCGTCGTCGACTGGCCGCACCGCTACCTCGCCGCCACCCGCGTGGACGCGCGGACGGTGCTCTGCGTGCTCACGCACGACGCCAAGTTCGACATCCCGCTGCTGGAACTGGCGTTGCGGCTCCCGGTCGCCTACGTCGGCGCGATGGGCTCGCGCCGCACCCACCTGGAGCGCAACGAACGGCTGCGCGGAGCCGGCGTCACCGATCGTCAACTGGCCGCGCTCCACTCGCCGATCGGGCTCGACCTCGGAGCGCGTACGCCGGAGGAGACCGCACTCTCCATCGCCGCCGAGATCGTCGCCGACCGGCGCGGCGGCAGCGGACTGCCCCTGAAGGGCGCGCACACCCCGATCCACCACGAGGACGGACGGCCGCTCGTCCGGGTGGCCTGA